The Danio rerio strain Tuebingen ecotype United States chromosome 10, GRCz12tu, whole genome shotgun sequence genome contains a region encoding:
- the cfap298 gene encoding cilia- and flagella-associated protein 298 isoform X1 has translation MVQLHVKRGDESQFLFNTTVDVQIETLTQQICEIYNARLKVDRICTEIPELADHGISLPPNMQGLTDDQIVELKLKDEWEERCIPSGGAEFKKDEIGRRNGHAPNEKMKDVLRRTMEEAKALISKKQLQANVCVTMEMVKEALDQLRGAVMIVYPMGLPPHDPIRMEIENQEDLTGTQASLQVITNEEAQLWWASKELHRGKKLQDYIGKNEKTKIIVKIQKRGQGAPAREPVVSEDEQKQMMLHYYKRQEELKKLEEADDDTHLQSEWSDRQALKRQFQGLTNIKWGPR, from the exons ATGGTTCAGCTTCACGTTAAACGGGGAGACGAGAGCCAGTTTCTCTTCAACACTACGGTGGATGTGCAGATTGAGACGCTGACCCAGCAGATCTGCGAGATCTACAATGCAAGACTGAAAGTGGACAGAATCTGCACTG AAATCCCAGAGCTGGCAGATCATGGTATCTCTTTACCACCAAATATGCAAGGCCTGACCGATGATCAGATTGTGGAGCTCAAACTGAAGGATGAATGGGAAGAGCGGTGCATTCCCAGTGGCGGTGCCGAGTTTAAAAAAGATGAGATCGGACGTCGAAATGGACACG CCCCAAACGAGAAGATGAAAGATGTTTTGCGAAGAACAATGGAGGAAGCCAAGGCTTTAATTTCAAAA AAACAACTTCAAGCAAATGTCTGTGTCACCATGGAAATGGTGAAAGAAGCTCTGGACCAGCTGAGAGGAGCAGTGATGATAGTTTACCCAATGGGACTTCCTCCACATGATCCAATAAGAATGGAGATTGAAAATCAGGAAGATCTCACTGGAACACAG GCCTCATTACAGGTGATCACCAATGAAGAGGCTCAGCTGTGGTGGGCATCTAAAGAACTGCACAGGGGCAAAAAGCTGCAGGATTATATTGGGAAAAACgagaaaaccaaaattattgtGAAAATTCAAAAA CGGGGCCAGGGCGCACCTGCCAGAGAACCAGTAGTGAGTGAAGATGAGCAAAAGCAGATGATGCTGCACTATTACAAGAGACAGGAAGAACTGAAA AAGCTAGAAGAAGCAGATGATGACACACATCTTCAGTCGGAGTGGTCGGACAGACAGGCCCTAAAGAGGCAATTTCAAGGACTTACAAATATCAAATGGGGCCCAAGATAG
- the cfap298 gene encoding cilia- and flagella-associated protein 298 (The RefSeq protein has 1 substitution compared to this genomic sequence) — MVQLHVKRGDESQFLFNTTVDVQIETLTQQICEIYNARLKVDRICSEIPELADHGISLPPNMQGLTDDQIVELKLKDEWEERCIPSGGAEFKKDEIGRRNGHAPNEKMKDVLRRTMEEAKALISKKQLQANVCVTMEMVKEALDQLRGAVMIVYPMGLPPHDPIRMEIENQEDLTGTQASLQVITNEEAQLWWASKELHRGKKLQDYIGKNEKTKIIVKIQKRGQGAPAREPVVSEDEQKQMMLHYYKRQEELKKLEEADDDTHLQSEWSDRQALKRQFQGLTNIKWGPR, encoded by the exons ATGGTTCAGCTTCACGTTAAACGGGGAGACGAGAGCCAGTTTCTCTTCAACACTACGGTGGATGTGCAGATTGAGACGCTGACCCAGCAGATCTGCGAGATCTACAATGCAAGACTGAAAGTGGACAGAATCTGCACTG AAATCCCAGAGCTGGCAGATCATGGTATCTCTTTACCACCAAATATGCAAGGCCTGACCGATGATCAGATTGTGGAGCTCAAACTGAAGGATGAATGGGAAGAGCGGTGCATTCCCAGTGGCGGTGCCGAGTTTAAAAAAGATGAGATCGGACGTCGAAATGGACACG CCCCAAACGAGAAGATGAAAGATGTTTTGCGAAGAACAATGGAGGAAGCCAAGGCTTTAATTTCAAAA AAACAACTTCAAGCAAATGTCTGTGTCACCATGGAAATGGTGAAAGAAGCTCTGGACCAGCTGAGAGGAGCAGTGATGATAGTTTACCCAATGGGACTTCCTCCACATGATCCAATAAGAATGGAGATTGAAAATCAGGAAGATCTCACTGGAACACAG GCCTCATTACAGGTGATCACCAATGAAGAGGCTCAGCTGTGGTGGGCATCTAAAGAACTGCACAGGGGCAAAAAGCTGCAGGATTATATTGGGAAAAACgagaaaaccaaaattattgtGAAAATTCAAAAA CGGGGCCAGGGCGCACCTGCCAGAGAACCAGTAGTGAGTGAAGATGAGCAAAAGCAGATGATGCTGCACTATTACAAGAGACAGGAAGAACTGAAA AAGCTAGAAGAAGCAGATGATGACACACATCTTCAGTCGGAGTGGTCGGACAGACAGGCCCTAAAGAGGCAATTTCAAGGACTTACAAATATCAAATGGGGCCCAAGATAG